The Paenibacillus sp. FSL H7-0357 nucleotide sequence AGGGATGGGTGTTGGGGTTTGCAAAAGTAGATGAAGCATCGATTGAGCAGGGAATCCATCGTCTTGCGGAGCTGATCTTATAGGGTCATGTTCACAAGAAGTTTTGGGGTTATCTTCCGTGCTCTTTTTCTGTTAAAGCGAGCATCTCCCGCTTCCACTTGTCCCGCTCCTCCGATGGCATCGGCTCCCCTTTATCATACAGAAATCTAACCATGTAGAACCCATCCTTGGTAAGCAGGCTGGTAACAAGTTCATGCTCTAATACATTATTGTTCATTATTTGCGTCTCAACTATAGAGCTGCAATCCGTCTGATGCAGTACTTGAGCAGCCACTATGGTCTCTTGGGAGACATAATCCGCTGTATGCTTTTCTACAGAGGCAGCCTCCATCTCATCAAAATAATTAATCGTGAACGTACACGAAGGCTGGTACCGATGGTATTCGCCCAGCGGATAATATCCGATAAATTGACTGTTACTGTAAACATGGAATGTTGCAGGTACATAGCTATCAAGCTGAAAATACGGGATGAACCGGGCAATGCTTGGGTCGATCTCTTCACCAGGAGGAATGACCGCATCCACGCCCATAAGGAGTTCACCCTGCTTATCTACATAAATCGTGCTATAAGAGCTGTACCTCGTAATCCAAATTGAACCGTTCTCCTTCACAGCCTCAACGTAATAACTGTTAATTTGATTTCTTTTTTCCTCACGTTCATCGGCGGGATTGACACAGGTATGCATGTGCTTCCGGGTGTAAGTAAAGACTGCTTTATTGGCGTCTATCGACAGTAATTCAAATTTGAGAATTTCAGATTTTATATTATAGATTTGAAATGTCAGCATCAGTTGAAAGTGATTTAAGAAGGACATCCCCCTCTTATCCGGATGAAATCTTTTGACCAAACCTTGTTCATCCTTATCCATATAAGCCTGCTCCAAGCCTTTAACCATGGCCTGTAGATCCTCTTGTGTGATGTCTTTATTTTTCTTAAAAAAGAACATGTTCTACTCTCTCCTCATCATCAGTCTACTATTGTCTCCCGTAAGCTGATTGCTAAAGGAGCGGCCGCGGCATACTCTTTCGTTTGATTTATCTTGCAGAGTTAACTGGCACGTTATAATACTCCCCTAATCTCATCCCGTCAAGAGATAATGTGTGAATTAGCGGCGTAGCGGGGAATCCCCCCTTATACTTTCGAAATATGAATGAATTTCCGAGTATGGAGAGCGATATCGCTTTTTCCAATTCATCCGGTTTCACGTAAAATTTACTTCAGGTTGATGGGGAAAAGGAGGCTCTGCATGCACAAAGTGATCAAAATCAAATTTACGCTCTTTTACGGCGAAGCACCTGAAGCAGATTGTTACGGGTACATGGAGTTGAATCGGGATGGCAATATGATCGCGCTCTATAACAGGTATGGCGAGGAAATAGACATGTATGGCGGACATGAATTTATCAGGGTGCGGACGCTTGGCAAATTCGATAACGAAGACCGCGATAATTTTTACTCCTTGTTAGAAAGTGATGGTGTGGGGTAATCTGCACGGCAGGCTGGCGGTTCGGTATCAAGGCACTACGAAATAACTATTCGGGAGGTAGAAAATGGACAACCGGATTCAAGAGGCAAGTGGAATGAAGAGAGGGCCGATGTTAACCGCACTACTCATCGGTGCATTTGTTGCCTTTCTTAACGAAAATTTGCTTGCTAATGCGCTTCCTGGATTGATGCGGGAATTCAATGTTGCTGCCGCGACCATACAGTGGTTATCGACAGGTTATATGCTCGTTATCGGTGTACTGGTGCCAGTGACCGCATTACTGCAGCAATGGTTCACAACTCGCCAGATGTTTATGTCTGCGATGGCATTATTTTTGGCCGGTACCTGCTTGTGTGCAGTATCCCCGGGATTCGGAATCTTGCTGACGGGCAGGGTTATTCAGGCTTGCGGTACAGGATTATTGATCCCGTTGATGATGAATACGATTCTCGCCCTCTATCCTCCAGAACGCCGGGGTGCCGCCATGGGTCTCATGGGGCTGGTCATCATGCTTGCCCCTGTCATCGGGCCGACTTTGTCTGGTTTGATTATCGATACCTTACACTGGCGCTGGCTGTTCTACATGGTGATTCCTGTCGCACTGTTTTCGATGATTTATGCATTCATCTACTTAAAGAATGTGACAGAACTGACCAAGCCAAGGGTCGATCTTGTGTCCATTGTGATGTCAACCGCCGGTTTCGGCTGCGTCACCTACGGCTTCAGCCAAACAAGTGTCTCTCTTGGGCCTAAAGGTTACGGATTGATTGCAATAGGCAGCCTTTTCTTGCTCTTGCTAGTATGGCGACAGCTCAAGATCAAAGAGCCGTTGATCGATCTTTCAGTATTCCGGCATCATACTTTTTCTCTCGTTGCGGTATTGATTGTTATTCTGATGATGGTTCTATTCTCCACAACAACATTGCTGCCGTTCTATATGCAGGATGTGATGAAGTTGACAGCATTCGCGACAGGCTTACTTCTTATGCCAGGTAGCATTTTGAACGGGATCCTGATGCCGGTGTCGGGGAAATTATTCGATAAATTCGGACCGAGACGCGTAATTGTGCCCGGTCTGCTCCTGATCGCCATATCGTTGTGGCTGTTTGCCGGCATCGACAGTGATACAACACAAGGTTCCGTGCTGTTCAATCATGTCCTCTTATTCGTAGGCATGTCATTCGTCGTCATGCCGGCTCAGACGGCAGGATTGAATCAACTTCCACGTCACCTGGTCCCTCATGGCACAGCCATATACAATACGCTTCAACAGATTGCAGGTGGAATTGGCATTGCATTGTTCGTCGGCATCATGTCGTCTGGAGCCACTCGTTATCTTCACCATTCGCTCGATCCCACTGCAATGCATGAGAAGACACAAAGCATGGTTTCCGGTCTACAAACGGTTTTTTGGATTGAATTTATTCTTGCAATACTTATTTTGGTGCTGGGTTGGTTTATCAAAAAGACACCTGAGCATAATTGATTCATTGCTATATAGATTGAACTTATAATTCTTCTATTTTGGGATTGGCCGTGACTACAGAGAATGTTTGGACTTCCAACCGCTGTTAGGTTTCGATTTCTTTTCCCTAAATGTATATTCTCAAGTTCAATCTAAATAGTCAATTTCATCCTACGCATAAAGCCAAACCCCCGCCACCGTCATCAACCCGGGCAGCACTGCCTCGTCCACCTCCACGTTGTCGTACCATCCGCCCACGGCCAGGTTAAGCAGCAGATAGAAGGGCTGGTCGAACGGCATGATGCCCGGCTCCAGCTGGCGCTGCGCGAAGCAATACCCGTCTACCAGCCAGCGAATAGAACCCGCATCCCATTCCAGCGTATAATCGCGGAACTCATTGATGGTTCCGTCTTCAAGCTCGTGGGTGAATTCCTCAACCACTTTGCTGTCAAGGTCCTTTCCGTAGTGCAGCGTGCCGGCGATCTGCCGGGGTAGGCGGCCCTTGGCCTCCAGAATGTCGAGCTCTCCGGAGGCTGGCCAAGGCCCGTATGCCAGATCCTGCGGCAGCAGCCAGATGGCAGGCCATAGACCCTGCCCTACCGGCAGCTTGGCGCGTATGACAAGCTTACCGTAGCAGAAAGAGAAGTGATTCCTTGTATCCAAACGGGCCGATGTATACGCAAAGCTCCGTCCATCCTTCTCAACTTTTTCAAGACACGCGCGCAGGTTTAAGCCGTACTCATCGAAATAGAGATTGTTCGGGTGACCCGTATAGAACTGCTGCTCGCCGTTCCCCCAACCGGCATAGACGGGATTATCGTTATTATCAAGCAGATCGTTGCCTATACGGATGTTCCAGAGACTCAAATCACCTCCGCCGTTCACAAAATCCTGCTCCCATATCAGCTTACTCATCCATGACACTCTCCTTTCCATTTAACCACAGCATAATGCATTTCAGTGCCCGGCCCGAATGAATCCAAAAAAATGGGATAGGGTCAAAAATCATGCCCTTTTTTTCCCGGGTCTTTTTTCTTACGATGAAAAGGAAGGGGGGGGGGACACGAGACATGTTTCAATTTCAAACGAAACAAATGAAAGCGTTTTTTAGACAGTGGCAGATGCAAAGCATGGTCATTCCGGGAATCATCTGGATGTTGATCTTTTGTTATTTTCCGATGCTGTGGCTCATTATCGGCTTTATGGACTATAGTATCGCGAAGCCTATGCTGGAGTCGCCGTTTGTCGGACTGAAGCACTTTCAGGATTTTGTGACGGACGACCGGTTCTGGCGTTCGATCCGCAATACGCTGGGGATGAGCAGCATCAAGCTTGTGCTGGGGTTTCCGATTCCGATTTTGTTTGCTCTGCTGCTGGGCGAAATCCGCAGCCTGCGCTTCAAGCGCACTGTGCAGACCATTTCGTACCTGCCGCACTTTATCGCCTGGACGATCTTCGGCGGCATCGCGCTCAACTGGCTGGGCGAAGGTGGTGTGGTCAACCAGCTGATGATGACACTCGGACTGCAGAACCGCGAAATTCTCTTTAACAGCGACCCGAAATATTTCTGGTGGATTACCTTTTTTACCGATACGCTGAAGGAAACAGGCTGGAGCGCCATCATCTACATCGCGGCTATATCCGGCATCGACCCTGGTCTGTACGAGGCCGCAGAGCTTGACGGAGCGGGCCGCTGGCAGCGCATGTGGCACATTACCGTGCAGAGCATCCGTCCGACCATTGCTATTCTGTTCATCCTCGCCGTCAGCGGTATTCTCGGCAGTAACTTTGAGCAGATCTTTATGTTAAAAAACAATATGAACATGAAGATGGCCGAGAGTCTCGATCTCTATATCTATAACATGGGACTTGTGTCGGGGCGCCATTCTTTCTCAACAGCCGTTTTATTTGCCCGTTCCATCGTGGCGCTGGGGCTGCTGTTTATGGCGAATCAGACATCCAAAAAATTAACTGGCGACGGCATTTTCTAGAAAGGGGGCCAACCGGTGAAAAGACGCTCAGGACTAAGGGGCATCGGAGTATTTGAAGTCTGCAACGCCCTCCTGATGCTAGGGGTATGCTTTCTGACGCTGTACCCGATGTGGTTCGTGCTTATTAACTCGCTTAACGCGCTGGAGCAGGCGTTGCTGGGCACCGTCAACTGGTTCCCGGAGCAGTTCTCGCTGGCCAGCTACAGCGTCGTATTTAACGACAAGACAATGATGAACGGGTTCGTAATTACGACCCTGCGCACTGTAATCGGGTCGG carries:
- a CDS encoding ABC transporter permease encodes the protein MFQFQTKQMKAFFRQWQMQSMVIPGIIWMLIFCYFPMLWLIIGFMDYSIAKPMLESPFVGLKHFQDFVTDDRFWRSIRNTLGMSSIKLVLGFPIPILFALLLGEIRSLRFKRTVQTISYLPHFIAWTIFGGIALNWLGEGGVVNQLMMTLGLQNREILFNSDPKYFWWITFFTDTLKETGWSAIIYIAAISGIDPGLYEAAELDGAGRWQRMWHITVQSIRPTIAILFILAVSGILGSNFEQIFMLKNNMNMKMAESLDLYIYNMGLVSGRHSFSTAVLFARSIVALGLLFMANQTSKKLTGDGIF
- a CDS encoding glycoside hydrolase family 16 protein, whose product is MSKLIWEQDFVNGGGDLSLWNIRIGNDLLDNNDNPVYAGWGNGEQQFYTGHPNNLYFDEYGLNLRACLEKVEKDGRSFAYTSARLDTRNHFSFCYGKLVIRAKLPVGQGLWPAIWLLPQDLAYGPWPASGELDILEAKGRLPRQIAGTLHYGKDLDSKVVEEFTHELEDGTINEFRDYTLEWDAGSIRWLVDGYCFAQRQLEPGIMPFDQPFYLLLNLAVGGWYDNVEVDEAVLPGLMTVAGVWLYA
- a CDS encoding MDR family MFS transporter; protein product: MDNRIQEASGMKRGPMLTALLIGAFVAFLNENLLANALPGLMREFNVAAATIQWLSTGYMLVIGVLVPVTALLQQWFTTRQMFMSAMALFLAGTCLCAVSPGFGILLTGRVIQACGTGLLIPLMMNTILALYPPERRGAAMGLMGLVIMLAPVIGPTLSGLIIDTLHWRWLFYMVIPVALFSMIYAFIYLKNVTELTKPRVDLVSIVMSTAGFGCVTYGFSQTSVSLGPKGYGLIAIGSLFLLLLVWRQLKIKEPLIDLSVFRHHTFSLVAVLIVILMMVLFSTTTLLPFYMQDVMKLTAFATGLLLMPGSILNGILMPVSGKLFDKFGPRRVIVPGLLLIAISLWLFAGIDSDTTQGSVLFNHVLLFVGMSFVVMPAQTAGLNQLPRHLVPHGTAIYNTLQQIAGGIGIALFVGIMSSGATRYLHHSLDPTAMHEKTQSMVSGLQTVFWIEFILAILILVLGWFIKKTPEHN